Within the Fundidesulfovibrio putealis DSM 16056 genome, the region GGGTACGTAAGGCCGGGGGCCGGGTCAACGGGGATTTGGCGGGGCCTTGTGCGGGAGTTACAGTTATGTTAGCCCGTGCATAGATATGTTAATACAGACATAGGGGGCAAGATGGACACGGTAAATCCCACGCTCCGGCTGCACCTCTGGCTGGAGACTTCCGGTGGGATGCTCATGGGGCTTGGCCGGGCGGAGCTCTTGCTGCGCATCCAGGAGAGCGGGTCGCTCAATCAGGCGGCCAAGGCCATGGGCATGTCCTACCGGGCGGCCTGGGGCAGGCTCAAGGCCAGCGAGGCCATCGCCGGGGAACCGCTGGTGGAGAAGGCCCTTGGACACAGGGGCTTCGTGCTCACCCCGCTGGGGGAGAGGCTGGCCCAGGCGTTCTCGGCATGGCACGCCGACGTGGAAGGATACGCGCTGGCGCGGGCCGGGGAGGTCTTCCCCTGGCCGGTGAAACCCTTTGAAGAGCAAGGAGCGAGGAGTGCTGATGCATGCGACGGTCTGCAACCTGACGCGTGAGGAGTATCTTAAGCGCATCACCGAGTTCCACAACTACGCCGCGCCGGGCCTCCTTGTGGGCGGCTTCATGGTGGACGCGGCCCGGCGGGAACTGCCGGAGGGGACGCTCTTCGAGGCCCT harbors:
- a CDS encoding winged helix-turn-helix domain-containing protein, with the protein product MDTVNPTLRLHLWLETSGGMLMGLGRAELLLRIQESGSLNQAAKAMGMSYRAAWGRLKASEAIAGEPLVEKALGHRGFVLTPLGERLAQAFSAWHADVEGYALARAGEVFPWPVKPFEEQGARSADACDGLQPDA